In Ilumatobacter fluminis, the following proteins share a genomic window:
- the trmB gene encoding tRNA (guanosine(46)-N7)-methyltransferase TrmB, which produces MPEPVRPPVRTFKPRRRPLSTERAALMERLTPIWCVDEAGEGFDPVAVFGREAPLVVDIGIGFGDTLTAMAANEPDVDVVGCDVHTPGIASTLARIETMGLDNVRLLHGDALGFLDRVAPESLAGIRIYFPDPWPKARHRHRRMASERNVDRFVALLAPGGFVHIATDIDDYAAQALRVCDDHPDLTGGVIDRPDWRPVTRYERKGLAAGRTATDLLYRRT; this is translated from the coding sequence ATGCCGGAGCCCGTCCGACCGCCGGTGCGGACCTTCAAGCCACGCCGTCGCCCGCTCTCGACCGAACGAGCGGCGTTGATGGAGCGGTTGACGCCGATCTGGTGCGTCGACGAGGCGGGGGAGGGGTTCGACCCCGTCGCCGTGTTCGGTCGCGAGGCACCGCTCGTCGTCGACATCGGGATCGGCTTCGGCGACACGCTCACGGCCATGGCGGCGAACGAGCCCGACGTGGACGTCGTCGGGTGTGACGTCCACACGCCCGGTATCGCATCGACCCTCGCCCGCATCGAGACGATGGGCCTCGACAACGTCCGCCTCCTGCACGGCGACGCGCTCGGCTTCCTCGACCGCGTGGCGCCCGAGTCACTGGCGGGCATCAGGATCTACTTTCCCGATCCGTGGCCGAAGGCACGCCATCGTCACCGTCGGATGGCGAGCGAACGCAACGTCGACCGGTTCGTGGCGCTGCTCGCGCCGGGCGGCTTCGTGCACATCGCCACGGACATCGACGACTACGCCGCCCAGGCGTTGCGGGTGTGCGATGACCACCCGGATCTGACCGGCGGCGTCATCGACCGTCCCGACTGGCGCCCGGTCACCCGCTACGAGCGCAAAGGGCTCGCGGCCGGCCGCACGGCGACCGATCTGCTCTACCGGCGCACCTGA
- a CDS encoding MmcQ/YjbR family DNA-binding protein, producing the protein MTTGDHLVERVRTICAELSGTTEKMSHGAPSFFAGKQYAAVRPDGHHDRTAPHLVCAAPPGVQQELVDDDPERFFVPPYVGGRGWIGVLLTGDVDWDEIAQILGEAHSTVTA; encoded by the coding sequence ATGACGACGGGCGACCACCTGGTCGAACGAGTGCGGACGATCTGTGCCGAGTTGTCCGGCACGACCGAGAAGATGAGCCACGGGGCTCCCTCGTTCTTCGCCGGCAAGCAGTACGCGGCGGTGCGGCCCGACGGCCATCACGACCGCACCGCGCCGCACCTCGTGTGCGCCGCACCACCCGGCGTGCAGCAGGAACTCGTCGACGACGACCCCGAACGCTTCTTCGTTCCGCCGTACGTCGGTGGTCGCGGCTGGATCGGCGTGTTGCTCACCGGCGACGTCGACTGGGACGAGATCGCCCAGATCCTGGGCGAAGCCCACTCGACCGTCACAGCTTGA
- a CDS encoding collagen-binding domain-containing protein yields the protein MSIRIPTVLGAAALAAITIITTTGNTSLSAAGINPVDPALGFNLFVENDAELNRNESEGAVAIGGDLTMNGNYRSQFIGTGPTVGTVSDVGLVVGGIVDLASSAGVMEVQSGSAAIVGDTSNGELVLNGGTNHFVSPGGDSGSLPQLRFNGAGTLIENAPINFTGAFTTLRASSTAMSSLSSDTCATVAEVLLRDQNNQGPWPGFGSGNLDLTPGVTNVLNIDLATIAALTSVNNESPNSSTPLVINVTDPGAIVFTPPTWAATQNAASYVLWNFPNATEIVVTSGNTIWGTVFAPFARFVDNGSGNTEGNVIAASAVMGVAPGGDAGEIHNGHLFQGTIDCIDTPATTTTTTTVAPTTTTTTTVAPTTTTTTPTTVAPTTTTTTTTTVAPTTTTTVAPTTTAAPTTTTTVAPTTTAAPTTTTTTTTTPTTTPTTTVAPTTTAPTSVVRPTTTVDPTFGQSPQVPGGDEGLIVEQPTTFVTPTPATLPSTGSSAGESVRLAIVLVAVGAMALIVSRRRNA from the coding sequence ATGAGCATTCGAATCCCCACGGTGCTCGGCGCCGCAGCGCTGGCAGCCATCACCATCATCACGACGACGGGCAACACCTCGCTCTCGGCGGCCGGCATCAACCCGGTCGACCCGGCCCTCGGCTTCAACCTCTTCGTGGAGAACGACGCCGAACTGAACCGCAACGAATCCGAAGGTGCGGTCGCCATCGGCGGTGACCTGACGATGAACGGCAACTACCGCTCGCAGTTCATCGGCACCGGTCCGACCGTCGGCACGGTCTCCGACGTCGGTCTCGTGGTCGGCGGCATCGTCGACCTGGCGTCGAGCGCAGGCGTCATGGAGGTGCAGTCCGGTTCCGCTGCGATCGTGGGCGACACCTCCAACGGCGAACTCGTCCTCAATGGCGGCACCAACCACTTCGTCTCGCCGGGCGGCGACTCGGGCTCGTTACCCCAACTCCGCTTCAACGGTGCCGGCACCCTGATCGAAAACGCGCCGATCAACTTCACCGGTGCGTTCACCACCCTCCGCGCCTCCTCCACGGCGATGTCGTCATTGTCGAGCGACACCTGCGCCACCGTGGCCGAGGTGCTGCTGCGCGACCAGAACAACCAGGGGCCGTGGCCCGGCTTCGGTAGCGGCAATCTCGACCTGACGCCTGGTGTCACCAACGTCTTGAACATCGACCTGGCGACGATCGCCGCGCTCACCTCGGTCAACAACGAATCGCCGAACAGTTCGACGCCGCTGGTCATCAATGTGACGGACCCCGGCGCGATCGTCTTCACCCCGCCGACGTGGGCAGCCACCCAGAACGCCGCGTCGTACGTGTTGTGGAACTTTCCGAACGCGACCGAGATCGTCGTCACGAGTGGGAACACGATCTGGGGCACCGTGTTCGCCCCGTTCGCCCGCTTCGTCGACAACGGGTCGGGCAACACCGAGGGCAACGTCATCGCCGCTTCCGCAGTGATGGGTGTCGCGCCCGGCGGCGACGCCGGCGAGATCCACAACGGCCACCTGTTCCAGGGCACCATCGACTGCATCGACACCCCGGCGACGACGACCACCACGACCACCGTCGCACCCACCACCACGACCACCACCACGGTCGCACCCACCACCACGACCACCACCCCCACCACGGTCGCACCCACCACGACGACCACCACCACCACCACGGTCGCACCCACCACCACGACCACGGTCGCGCCCACCACCACCGCAGCGCCCACCACCACGACCACGGTTGCGCCCACCACCACCGCAGCGCCCACCACCACGACCACCACCACGACCACCCCCACGACCACCCCCACGACCACGGTCGCACCCACCACCACCGCACCGACCAGCGTGGTTCGTCCGACGACGACGGTCGACCCGACGTTCGGCCAGTCGCCGCAGGTGCCAGGGGGCGACGAGGGCTTGATCGTCGAGCAGCCCACGACCTTCGTGACGCCGACGCCTGCGACGCTGCCGAGCACCGGTTCGTCGGCCGGCGAGAGCGTTCGACTGGCGATCGTGCTCGTCGCCGTCGGCGCCATGGCACTGATCGTCAGCCGACGACGCAACGCCTGA
- the merB gene encoding organomercurial lyase: MPDLALRHWIYDALATRGRAPSKHEVADRVGGEAAATTALADLQDAHMVVLGADGDITMALPFANRPTGHVVVGDEMSWWANCAWDALAIPAAIGCDATIEADWLDTGRPVDLAVRDGDLVGDTEGFVHFHVPARRWWDDIEET, from the coding sequence GTGCCCGACCTCGCGCTGCGCCACTGGATCTACGACGCCCTGGCGACGAGGGGGCGGGCACCGTCGAAGCACGAGGTTGCCGACCGTGTCGGTGGCGAGGCAGCAGCGACCACCGCACTCGCCGACCTGCAGGACGCGCACATGGTCGTGCTCGGAGCCGACGGCGACATCACGATGGCACTGCCGTTCGCCAACCGCCCGACCGGGCACGTCGTCGTCGGTGACGAGATGTCGTGGTGGGCCAACTGTGCCTGGGACGCGCTCGCGATCCCGGCGGCGATCGGCTGCGACGCCACGATCGAGGCCGACTGGCTCGACACCGGTCGACCGGTCGACCTCGCAGTACGCGACGGTGACCTCGTCGGCGACACCGAAGGCTTCGTCCACTTCCACGTGCCGGCCCGCCGCTGGTGGGACGACATCGAGGAGACTTGA
- a CDS encoding serine hydrolase domain-containing protein: MTDLHGTIDDRFEPLARILHQQLENGYDLGASLAVAVDGEVVTDCWGGWADEAKTQPWESDTITNVWSTTKTMTALSALLLIDRGQLDPNEKVAAYWPEFGSNGKGDIEVRHLMSHTSGVSAWAQPVTPDDILDDDKATEMLAAQAPWWKAGTASGYHALNQGHLVGEVIRRVDGRGLKQFFADEIAGPLGADFTIGSPESNWGRISNVVPPPPLPMPEEIDMESVMIKTFTGPAPEASIAHTEGWRNATIGAANGHGNARSVATIQSAVSNGGAAGGTQLLSADTIERIFDVQSSGVDLVLGMPVCFGLGYAIANPDDAAGITSGRVCYWGGWGGSIVVNDLDNRVTMAYMMNRMQAGLVGNETSFALLTELRSILA, translated from the coding sequence ATGACCGATCTCCATGGCACCATCGACGACCGCTTCGAGCCGCTCGCCCGCATCCTGCACCAGCAGCTCGAGAACGGGTACGACCTGGGCGCGTCGCTGGCCGTGGCCGTCGACGGCGAGGTCGTCACCGACTGCTGGGGCGGCTGGGCCGACGAGGCGAAGACGCAGCCGTGGGAGTCGGACACCATCACCAACGTGTGGTCGACGACCAAGACAATGACGGCGCTGTCGGCACTCCTGCTCATCGATCGCGGACAGCTCGACCCGAACGAGAAGGTGGCGGCCTACTGGCCGGAGTTCGGTTCGAACGGCAAGGGCGACATCGAGGTGCGGCACCTGATGAGCCACACCAGCGGCGTGTCGGCATGGGCCCAGCCGGTCACGCCCGACGACATCCTCGACGACGACAAGGCGACCGAGATGTTGGCGGCCCAGGCGCCGTGGTGGAAAGCAGGCACCGCCTCGGGCTACCACGCCCTCAACCAGGGCCATCTGGTCGGCGAGGTCATCCGCCGAGTCGACGGTCGTGGCCTCAAGCAGTTCTTCGCCGACGAGATCGCCGGCCCGCTCGGCGCCGACTTCACGATCGGGTCACCCGAGAGCAACTGGGGTCGCATCAGCAACGTCGTCCCGCCGCCGCCCCTCCCGATGCCGGAAGAGATCGACATGGAGAGCGTCATGATCAAGACGTTCACCGGTCCGGCGCCGGAGGCGTCGATCGCCCATACCGAGGGCTGGCGCAATGCCACGATCGGCGCCGCCAACGGCCACGGCAACGCCCGCTCCGTGGCGACGATCCAGTCGGCGGTGTCGAACGGCGGCGCGGCCGGCGGCACGCAACTGCTGTCGGCCGACACGATCGAGCGGATCTTCGACGTGCAGTCGTCGGGCGTCGACCTCGTGCTCGGCATGCCCGTGTGCTTCGGCCTCGGCTACGCCATCGCCAATCCCGACGACGCGGCGGGCATCACGAGCGGCCGGGTGTGTTACTGGGGCGGCTGGGGCGGATCGATCGTCGTCAACGATCTCGACAACCGCGTCACCATGGCGTACATGATGAACCGGATGCAGGCCGGCCTGGTCGGCAACGAGACCAGCTTCGCGCTGCTCACCGAGCTCCGGTCGATCCTCGCCTGA
- the panB gene encoding 3-methyl-2-oxobutanoate hydroxymethyltransferase, with amino-acid sequence MSEQERPYGGGTSDPALKRVRTRHFQRAKENGIKITGLTSYDTLSAQIFDEAGIDFLLVGDSAGNTVFGYDTTLPVTIDELIPLTRAVARSVTRALVIADLPFGSYENGPDDALKSAIRFMKETGSHAVKLEGGERSYKQIKRIVNAGIPVMGHIGFTPQSEHGLGGHVIQGRGESADQLLADAKAVEKAGAFAVVLEMVPSEAAARVTAELSIPTISVGAGPHCDGQLMVWSDWAGFNRGRIPRFVKQYAQIGETILEAARAYKDDVERGEYPAPEHEYKE; translated from the coding sequence GTGAGCGAGCAAGAACGTCCCTACGGGGGCGGCACCAGCGACCCGGCCCTCAAGCGCGTACGAACCCGTCATTTCCAGCGGGCCAAGGAGAACGGGATCAAGATCACCGGTCTCACCAGCTACGACACCTTGTCGGCGCAGATCTTCGACGAGGCGGGCATCGACTTCCTGCTCGTCGGCGACTCGGCCGGCAACACCGTGTTCGGCTACGACACGACGCTGCCGGTCACGATCGACGAGCTGATCCCGCTCACCCGCGCCGTCGCCCGCTCGGTGACCCGTGCGCTCGTCATCGCCGACCTGCCGTTCGGCTCGTACGAGAACGGACCCGACGACGCCCTCAAGTCGGCGATCCGGTTCATGAAGGAGACCGGCTCGCACGCGGTCAAGCTCGAAGGCGGCGAACGCAGCTACAAGCAGATCAAGCGGATCGTGAACGCCGGCATCCCCGTCATGGGACACATTGGCTTCACCCCGCAGAGCGAGCACGGTCTCGGCGGCCACGTCATCCAGGGTCGCGGCGAGAGCGCCGATCAGTTGCTGGCCGACGCCAAGGCTGTCGAGAAGGCCGGCGCGTTCGCCGTCGTGCTCGAGATGGTTCCGTCCGAGGCGGCCGCTCGCGTCACCGCCGAGTTGTCGATCCCGACGATCTCGGTCGGTGCGGGTCCGCACTGCGACGGGCAGCTGATGGTGTGGAGCGACTGGGCCGGTTTCAACCGCGGTCGCATCCCCCGGTTCGTCAAGCAGTACGCCCAGATCGGCGAGACCATCCTCGAGGCGGCTCGCGCCTACAAGGACGACGTCGAGCGCGGCGAGTACCCCGCGCCCGAGCACGAGTACAAGGAGTAG
- the ettA gene encoding energy-dependent translational throttle protein EttA has translation MAHEFIYTCYKLARHYPPDRTVLENISLSFYPGAKIGVIGSNGAGKSSLLKIMAGLDDGYSGEARLTPGFTVGYLAQEPELDPNKDVKGNVMDGVAAVQSIIDEYNEVMAQWADPDADYDKIGKRQAELEDKIAATDAWSLERNVDIAMDALRCPPDDADVTKLSGGEKRRVALARLLLSRPDLLLLDEPTNHLDAESVYWLERFLKDYTGTVVAITHDRYFLDNVAQWILELDRGRGIPFEGNYSSWLEQKEARLAQEEKSNEARRRSLQRELEWVQMAPKARQAKGKARLAAYEKLQQEAEQSTDADRRLEIAIPPGQRLGDTVIEVDGLKKAFGDKLLFDDLSFTLPPAGIVGVIGPNGAGKTTLFRMLVEAAGGEGGVAADAGDIKVGDTVQLSYVDQSRDHLDGDKTVYEEITEGVEHMKVGNREIHGRAYCASFNFKGTDQQKPVGKLSGGERNRVHLAKLLKSGGNVLLLDEPTNDLDVDTLRALEAGLESFPGCAVVISHDRWFLDRIATHVLAFEGDSQVRWFEGNFSEYEDYKRKVLGEDPDQPHRIKYKKLA, from the coding sequence ATGGCGCACGAATTCATCTACACGTGTTACAAGCTCGCTCGTCACTATCCGCCCGATCGGACGGTGCTCGAGAACATCTCGTTGTCGTTCTACCCCGGCGCCAAGATCGGCGTCATCGGCTCCAACGGCGCCGGCAAGTCGTCGCTGCTCAAGATCATGGCCGGTCTCGACGACGGCTACTCGGGCGAGGCACGTCTCACGCCGGGCTTCACCGTCGGCTATCTGGCCCAGGAGCCGGAGCTCGATCCGAACAAGGACGTGAAGGGCAACGTCATGGACGGCGTCGCCGCCGTCCAGTCGATCATCGACGAGTACAACGAGGTCATGGCCCAGTGGGCCGACCCCGACGCCGACTACGACAAGATCGGCAAGCGACAGGCCGAACTCGAAGACAAGATCGCCGCCACGGACGCCTGGTCGCTCGAGCGCAACGTCGACATCGCGATGGACGCCCTCCGCTGCCCGCCCGACGACGCCGACGTCACCAAGCTGTCCGGCGGTGAGAAGCGCCGTGTGGCACTCGCCCGCCTCCTCCTCTCGCGGCCCGACCTGCTGCTGCTCGACGAGCCGACCAACCACCTCGACGCCGAGTCGGTCTACTGGCTCGAGCGTTTCCTCAAGGACTACACCGGCACCGTCGTGGCGATCACCCACGACCGCTACTTCCTCGACAACGTCGCCCAGTGGATCCTCGAGCTCGACCGCGGCCGTGGCATCCCGTTCGAGGGCAACTACTCGTCGTGGCTCGAGCAGAAAGAAGCTCGCCTCGCCCAGGAGGAGAAGTCGAACGAGGCACGCCGCCGCTCACTGCAGCGCGAACTCGAGTGGGTCCAGATGGCCCCGAAGGCCCGCCAGGCCAAGGGCAAGGCTCGCCTCGCCGCCTACGAGAAGCTGCAGCAGGAAGCCGAGCAGTCGACCGATGCCGACCGGCGTCTCGAGATCGCCATCCCGCCGGGCCAGCGCCTCGGCGACACGGTGATCGAGGTCGACGGTCTCAAGAAGGCGTTCGGCGACAAGCTGCTGTTCGACGATCTCTCGTTCACCCTGCCGCCCGCCGGCATCGTCGGCGTGATCGGCCCGAACGGCGCCGGCAAGACGACCCTGTTCCGCATGCTGGTCGAAGCCGCCGGTGGCGAAGGTGGCGTGGCCGCCGACGCCGGCGACATCAAGGTCGGCGACACGGTCCAGCTCAGCTACGTCGACCAGAGCCGCGACCACCTCGACGGCGACAAGACCGTCTACGAGGAGATCACCGAGGGTGTCGAGCACATGAAGGTCGGCAACCGCGAGATCCACGGTCGCGCCTACTGCGCCAGCTTCAACTTCAAGGGCACCGATCAGCAGAAGCCGGTCGGCAAGCTCTCCGGTGGCGAGCGCAACCGCGTCCACCTCGCGAAACTGCTCAAATCGGGTGGCAACGTGCTGCTGCTCGACGAGCCGACCAACGACCTCGACGTCGACACCTTGCGCGCACTCGAGGCCGGCCTCGAATCGTTCCCCGGTTGCGCCGTCGTGATCAGCCACGACCGCTGGTTCCTCGACCGCATCGCCACCCACGTGCTGGCGTTCGAGGGCGACAGCCAGGTCCGCTGGTTCGAGGGCAACTTCAGCGAGTACGAGGACTACAAGCGCAAGGTGCTCGGCGAAGACCCCGACCAGCCGCACCGCATCAAATACAAGAAGCTGGCATAG
- a CDS encoding isopenicillin N synthase family dioxygenase: MGLVPTIDLTSDDAPQAIDRACREVGFFQIVGHGLDPVVERAAWDAATEFFRLPLDDKLALSIPEGDAYGYGPFAVERLAASRGAHTPPDLKETFSVGPFVDPPAAVRDDPSAAFVFSPNRWPSSLPGFESAMRAQYEAMAGLVDRLMSMMATGLGLPADFFVPSIDHHTSALRVLHYPDLRGRGVEPGQLRAGAHSDYGTLTLLRQDDAPGGLEVCGVDGAWHPVAAVDGAYVVNVGDALERWTNDAWRSTLHRVVVPPAGVAGSPERQSMAFFHNANWDARIECIPTCVAPGDVPRHEPITAGRHLMDKFRSTQY; this comes from the coding sequence GTGGGGTTGGTCCCCACCATCGACCTGACGTCCGACGACGCGCCGCAGGCGATCGATCGCGCGTGCCGCGAGGTGGGTTTCTTCCAGATCGTCGGCCACGGACTCGATCCGGTCGTCGAGCGCGCCGCGTGGGACGCTGCGACCGAGTTCTTCCGACTCCCGCTCGACGACAAGCTCGCGTTGTCGATCCCGGAGGGCGACGCATACGGCTACGGGCCGTTCGCGGTGGAGCGGTTGGCGGCGAGTCGTGGCGCGCACACGCCGCCCGACCTGAAAGAGACGTTCTCGGTCGGTCCGTTCGTCGATCCGCCAGCCGCGGTTCGTGACGACCCGTCGGCGGCGTTCGTGTTCTCGCCGAACCGTTGGCCGTCGTCGTTGCCGGGCTTCGAGTCGGCAATGCGCGCCCAGTACGAAGCAATGGCAGGGTTGGTCGACCGGCTGATGTCGATGATGGCGACTGGACTCGGACTACCGGCCGATTTCTTCGTGCCGTCGATCGACCATCACACCTCGGCGCTGCGCGTGTTGCACTACCCCGATCTCCGTGGTCGAGGCGTCGAGCCCGGACAACTGCGGGCCGGTGCACATTCCGACTACGGCACGCTGACGCTGTTGCGACAGGACGACGCACCGGGTGGGCTCGAAGTGTGTGGAGTCGATGGTGCGTGGCACCCGGTCGCCGCCGTCGACGGCGCCTACGTGGTGAACGTCGGCGATGCACTCGAACGGTGGACGAACGACGCGTGGCGTTCGACGTTGCATCGGGTCGTCGTGCCACCGGCCGGTGTGGCAGGGAGCCCCGAGCGTCAGTCGATGGCGTTCTTCCACAACGCGAACTGGGATGCCCGGATCGAGTGCATTCCGACGTGTGTGGCTCCCGGGGACGTGCCGCGTCACGAGCCGATCACGGCGGGCCGCCACCTGATGGACAAGTTCCGGAGCACCCAGTACTGA